In Rattus norvegicus strain BN/NHsdMcwi chromosome 3, GRCr8, whole genome shotgun sequence, a genomic segment contains:
- the Wipf1 gene encoding WAS/WASL-interacting protein family member 1 isoform X1 — MPVPPPPAPPPPPTFALANTEKPSLNKTEQAGRNALLSDISKGKKLKKTVTNDRSAPILDKPKGAGGGYGGGSGGGGGGGSSGGGGNFGGGGPPGLGGLFQAGMPKLRSTANRDNDSGGSRPPILPPGGRATSAKPFSPPSGPGRFPAPSPGHRSGPPEPPRNRMPPPRPDVGSKPDSLPPPVPNTPRPIPSSLHNRGSPAGLGAPRPPFPGNRGAAFGAGSVRQNLSSSSSPFPRPPLPPTPSRALDDKPPPPPPPVGNRPSMHREAVPPPPSQNSKPPVPSTPRPGAGSQAPPPPPPSRPGPPPLPPTSSDEIPRLPQRNLSLTSPTPPLPSPGRSGPLPPPPTERPPPPVRDPPGRSGPLPPPPPINRNGSTARALPATPQLPSRSGMDSPRSGPRPPLPPDRPGAGAPPPPPPSTSVRNGFQDSSCEDEWESRFYFHPISDLPPPEPYVPTTKTYPSKVARSESRSGSNRRERGAPPLPPIPR, encoded by the exons ATGCCTGTCCCTCCCCCACCAGCACCCCCACCGCCACCGACGTTTGCTCTC GCCAATACTGAGAAACCCTCCTTGAATAAGACAGAACAGGCTGGGAGGAATGCCCTTCTCTCCGACATCAGCAAAGGGAAGAAGCTAAAGAAGACAGTCACCAATGACAGAAGCGCTCCAATATTGGACA AACCTAAGGGGGCTGGCGGTGGCTATGGTGGAGGCAgcggaggcggaggaggaggaggcagcagcGGTGGCGGTGGAAATTTTGGAGGGGGTGGTCCTCCAGGACTGGGAGGACTGTTCCAGGCCGGCATGCCGAAGCTGAGGTCCACCGCCAACAGGGACAACG ATTCTGGGGGAAGCCGACCACCGATTTTGCCACCAGGAGGAAGAGCCACATCTGCCAAGCCCTTTTCACCCCCAAGTGGCCCGGGGAGGTTTCCCGCACCCTCACCAGGCCACAGGAGTGGGCCCCCAGAGCCGCCCAGGAACAGAATGCCTCCCCCGAGGCCTGATGTGGGCTCAAAACCAGATAGCCTTCCCCCTCCGGTACCAAATACGCCAAGACCCATTCCGTCGAGTCTGCACAACCGGGGATCCCCAGCAGGGCTGGGAGCCCCCAGACCCCCCTTTCCCGGAAACCGAGGTGCTGCTTTTGGAGCAGGCTCTGTGCGCCAGAACCTCTCGAGCTCCTCCTCTCCGTTCCCCAGGCCCCCTTTGCCCCCGACCCCAAGCCGGGCCTTGGATGACAAgccccctccaccacctcctcccgtGGGCAACAGGCCCTCCATGCACAGAGAAGcggttccccctcccccatcacaaAACAGCAAACCTCCAGTGCCTTCCACCCCGCGGCCGGGGGCGGGTTCACAGGCACCACCTCCGCCACCGCCCAGCCGGCCAGGACCCCCTCCACTGCCTCCGACTTCCAGCGACGAGATCCCCAGGCTGCCACAGCGGAACCTGTCCCTCACCTCCCCTACACCTCCCTTGCCTTCACCTGGACGCTCGgggcctctccctcccccacccaccgaGAGGCCCCCTCCTCCCGTGAGGGATCCGCCAGGCAGATCAG gccccctcccaccaccacctccaataaacagaaatggaagcacagcTCGGGCCCTGCCTGCCACCCCTCAGTTGCCATCCAGGAGTGGAATGGACAGTCCCAGAAGTGGGCCtaggcctcctcttcctcctgacaGGCCTGGTGCTGgggccccgcccccacccccaccatccaCATCAGTTCGAAATGGCTTCCAAGACTCATCTTGCGAAG ATGAGTGGGAAAGCAGGTTCTACTTCCATCCGATTTCCGACTTACCGCCTCCAGAGCCGTATGTGCCAACGACCAAGACGTACCCCAGCAAAGTGGCCAGAAGTGAAAGCCGAA GTGGATCCAACAGAAGAGAAAGGGGcgccccaccccttcctcccatCCCGAGGTGA